From the Rhodococcus sp. NBC_00297 genome, one window contains:
- a CDS encoding bile acid:sodium symporter family protein, translating into MAFSLTGTIRALDGFVLAIFAAAIAATVFPVSGTAADVLSWVTTIGIALLFFLYGIRLSPRDAMDGVRHWRLHGVVLACTYLLFPVLGLGVRVLAPGLLTDDLYTGMLYLCLVPSTIQSSIAFTSIARGNVAGAVVSASLSNIIGVFATPLLVVLLMSTTGGASIDAGSIVDIMLQLLLPFVAGQFARRWLAGRVARHRSTTLLVDRGSILLIVYAAFSASRVEGVWAATTPWQIVAVVVLCSAMLAVVLAATAGIARALRMTRDDRIVVVFCGSKKSLASGIAIASVLFVGQPVGVIVLPLLVFHQIQLVVCAVLAGRYEREAIRDAASTS; encoded by the coding sequence GTGGCGTTCTCCCTGACAGGCACCATCAGAGCGCTCGACGGCTTCGTCCTCGCGATCTTCGCTGCTGCCATCGCGGCCACCGTGTTCCCGGTCTCCGGCACCGCAGCGGACGTCCTGTCGTGGGTCACCACGATCGGCATCGCCCTGCTGTTCTTCCTGTACGGAATCAGACTGTCTCCGCGTGACGCCATGGACGGAGTCCGGCACTGGCGACTGCACGGGGTCGTTCTGGCCTGCACGTACCTGCTGTTCCCGGTCCTCGGGCTCGGAGTACGGGTGCTCGCGCCGGGGCTGCTGACCGACGACCTCTACACCGGGATGCTCTACCTCTGCCTCGTTCCGTCCACGATCCAGTCGTCGATCGCCTTCACCTCGATCGCCCGCGGCAACGTCGCCGGCGCCGTCGTCAGCGCGTCGCTGTCCAACATCATCGGAGTGTTCGCGACGCCGCTGCTGGTGGTCCTGCTGATGAGCACGACCGGCGGAGCGAGCATCGATGCCGGATCGATCGTCGACATCATGCTCCAACTCCTGCTGCCGTTCGTGGCCGGACAGTTCGCAAGGCGATGGCTCGCAGGACGGGTGGCGCGGCACCGGTCCACCACGCTGCTCGTCGACCGCGGATCGATCCTCCTGATCGTCTACGCCGCATTCAGTGCGTCACGGGTCGAGGGAGTCTGGGCTGCCACGACGCCGTGGCAGATCGTCGCAGTGGTGGTCTTGTGCAGTGCAATGCTCGCTGTTGTTCTCGCGGCGACAGCCGGGATCGCGCGCGCGCTCCGCATGACGCGTGACGACCGCATCGTCGTGGTGTTCTGTGGCTCGAAGAAGAGCCTGGCCAGCGGCATTGCCATCGCGTCGGTGCTGTTCGTGGGGCAACCCGTCGGGGTCATCGTTCTGCCCCTGCTGGTCTTCCACCAGATCCAACTCGTGGTGTGCGCCGTCCTGGCGGGCCGCTACGAGCGCGAGGCGATCAGGGACGCTGCATCGACTTCCTGA
- a CDS encoding SdpI family protein — protein MIVVSVILLLVLLVGAVALGAVAFLGLTGRLKRNSVAGVRTEASMRSDETFTVANRVAGPTTAAAAVFLLVGAVATLAPGGIFGVVAAVLTTVAALVTAAYGGAMGTRAAAAVPVEETGGCGHSCISCSLKDACQPS, from the coding sequence GTGATTGTCGTGTCCGTGATCCTTCTGCTCGTACTCCTCGTCGGCGCCGTGGCGCTGGGCGCGGTGGCGTTCCTCGGTCTGACCGGCCGCTTGAAGCGCAACTCCGTCGCCGGAGTCCGAACGGAAGCGAGCATGCGCTCGGACGAGACGTTCACCGTCGCCAACCGGGTCGCCGGCCCGACGACGGCCGCCGCCGCGGTCTTCCTGCTGGTCGGCGCAGTGGCGACCCTCGCGCCGGGCGGCATCTTCGGCGTGGTCGCCGCCGTGCTGACCACCGTCGCCGCGCTCGTCACCGCTGCGTACGGCGGTGCCATGGGCACCCGCGCCGCGGCCGCAGTGCCGGTCGAGGAGACCGGTGGATGCGGCCACAGCTGCATCTCGTGCAGCCTCAAGGACGCGTGCCAGCCGTCCTGA